In the Alteromonas sp. M12 genome, one interval contains:
- a CDS encoding TonB-dependent receptor — protein sequence MNTPFNRFPLKPISLAILVAVTLPSAPLFAQDASEEDVIEEVVATGTRLKGTASAVLQERKNQAFVADILGAEQISRTGDSDAAAALRRVTGLTLVDGKFIYVRGLGERYSSTQLNGASVPSPDPTRSVIPLDLFPADIIESLSVQKSFSPSMPAAFGGGNVDIRLKSIPTDFVFNITGKLGTNTDNFDDAYQYNGGGDDWMGEDDGTRAAPDSFVALWDSKQFLDNISTTEARDLLKELYTDYDPVLQSVDPDYGFNLSLGNSFDLDDDWRVGFLVTAGYDNSWNVSEQFIGEQAQRSGDIISFPRYFDEVDVTEHNVRFSGMANFGIDYNRNHRIDFSSVALNDTNDAISEKVGNTNNIQLSDGQRVRDFEVVYEERQMWSNQIRGKHTFTNLDFLGFDWQYTKSRSSRYAPGTINTRFILTDDNEDGVYDKQTESSLTNATTAARYQFQRLDDRVENLSWNLNYPYTVDRFDMEFKVGGDFVSKARTAENRRFDINTRGFSDSSVLAGGVFNEILSDENLDAAELSSIPLLSDTTIAGDDYVAAQKVDAYYFEADIFFDNTWRISGGVRWEDYRQAVVPFDPKSNQIDLSDEDDRSQLAFQESDFYPALAVTYIMSEKVQFRASYGETVVRPDTRELASSTYIDPLTDFPIGGTPGLRTTQIKNYDFRWEWYLDQGDNLSVALFYKDMDSPIESVQSPAQDGPPLVRIANAESGELYGVEFEFLKGLGFIGDGVWDNLFVSGNLTLSDSEIQLDGQNVVEQTGVSTSVTNLTRRLTGHSEYVVNTQIGFDSDNGEHSASLVYNVFGERILIPGIDGFDDSYEQPFHSLDLVYTYYPNFNTTVKFKVQNMLNQQKDIEFENTLLRSETKGSSVNLSLKYEF from the coding sequence ATGAATACGCCTTTTAACAGGTTTCCTCTCAAGCCAATTTCTTTAGCCATTTTAGTTGCTGTAACACTGCCAAGTGCGCCGTTATTTGCTCAGGATGCTTCCGAAGAAGACGTGATTGAGGAAGTTGTTGCTACCGGTACGCGCTTGAAAGGAACAGCTTCTGCTGTACTTCAGGAACGTAAAAACCAAGCTTTCGTAGCAGATATTCTCGGCGCTGAGCAAATATCCCGTACTGGTGATAGTGATGCTGCAGCAGCACTTCGTCGTGTAACCGGCCTTACGCTAGTGGATGGAAAATTCATCTATGTACGAGGTTTGGGTGAACGTTACTCAAGTACCCAGTTGAATGGGGCATCAGTTCCCAGTCCTGATCCGACTCGTTCAGTAATTCCTTTGGATTTATTCCCTGCAGATATTATTGAAAGTTTATCGGTACAGAAGTCCTTTTCACCTTCAATGCCTGCTGCCTTTGGTGGGGGGAATGTTGATATTCGCTTAAAATCCATTCCTACTGATTTTGTGTTTAACATCACAGGCAAATTAGGAACTAACACCGATAACTTTGATGATGCATATCAATACAACGGTGGTGGTGATGATTGGATGGGCGAGGATGACGGTACCCGTGCTGCACCGGATTCTTTTGTGGCGCTATGGGATAGCAAACAATTTTTAGACAATATTAGTACCACTGAAGCCCGTGATCTGTTGAAAGAACTATATACTGACTATGATCCGGTTTTACAAAGTGTTGACCCTGATTATGGATTCAATTTGTCTTTGGGCAATAGCTTTGATTTAGATGACGATTGGCGTGTGGGTTTCTTGGTTACGGCAGGCTACGACAACTCATGGAATGTGAGTGAACAGTTTATTGGTGAGCAAGCCCAGCGAAGTGGGGATATTATTTCCTTTCCTCGTTACTTTGATGAAGTGGATGTAACCGAGCATAATGTTCGCTTCTCAGGTATGGCAAACTTTGGAATTGACTATAACCGGAATCATCGTATTGATTTTTCTTCAGTCGCGTTAAATGACACTAATGATGCAATTAGTGAAAAAGTAGGTAATACCAACAACATCCAATTGAGTGATGGACAACGAGTTCGAGATTTCGAAGTTGTATACGAAGAGCGTCAGATGTGGTCTAACCAAATTCGTGGTAAACATACTTTTACTAATTTGGATTTTTTAGGCTTTGATTGGCAATATACTAAAAGTCGTTCAAGTCGATATGCACCAGGCACGATCAATACTCGATTCATCTTAACCGATGATAATGAAGACGGTGTGTATGATAAGCAAACTGAAAGTTCACTAACAAACGCAACTACAGCTGCACGTTATCAGTTCCAAAGACTTGATGATCGGGTTGAAAACTTGAGCTGGAATCTTAACTACCCATATACCGTAGACCGTTTTGATATGGAATTTAAAGTGGGTGGCGATTTTGTCAGTAAAGCAAGAACAGCCGAAAACCGCAGATTCGATATCAACACCCGTGGGTTTTCTGATAGCTCTGTACTAGCTGGTGGCGTATTCAACGAGATTCTTAGCGATGAGAACTTAGATGCTGCTGAACTTTCTTCTATTCCGCTGTTGTCAGATACCACCATTGCTGGTGATGATTATGTGGCAGCGCAAAAGGTTGATGCTTACTATTTCGAAGCTGACATTTTCTTCGACAATACGTGGCGTATCAGTGGTGGAGTAAGATGGGAAGACTATCGTCAAGCAGTGGTTCCATTTGATCCCAAAAGCAATCAAATTGATTTGTCTGATGAAGACGACCGTTCTCAATTGGCATTCCAAGAAAGTGATTTCTACCCTGCATTGGCTGTCACTTATATTATGAGCGAGAAAGTTCAATTCAGAGCAAGTTACGGTGAAACCGTCGTTCGTCCTGACACGCGCGAACTGGCGTCATCAACCTATATCGATCCGCTTACTGATTTCCCAATCGGTGGTACTCCTGGATTACGTACAACGCAAATTAAAAACTACGATTTCCGTTGGGAGTGGTACTTAGATCAGGGTGACAACTTGTCTGTGGCGCTATTTTATAAAGACATGGATAGCCCGATTGAATCGGTTCAGTCACCTGCTCAGGATGGTCCGCCATTAGTGCGTATCGCCAATGCAGAGTCTGGTGAGCTGTATGGTGTCGAATTTGAATTCTTGAAAGGACTAGGGTTTATTGGAGATGGCGTTTGGGATAATTTATTTGTATCTGGAAACCTCACGTTAAGTGATTCTGAGATCCAATTAGACGGTCAAAATGTGGTTGAGCAAACTGGTGTCTCTACTTCAGTAACTAACTTAACTCGTCGTTTAACCGGTCACTCTGAATACGTGGTAAATACCCAAATCGGTTTTGACTCTGATAACGGTGAGCATTCAGCGTCTTTGGTTTACAACGTGTTTGGTGAGCGTATTCTAATTCCTGGTATAGATGGATTTGACGACAGCTATGAGCAGCCGTTTCACTCCTTGGATTTAGTTTATACTTACTATCCAAACTTCAACACAACAGTGAAGTTTAAAGTTCAAAACATGCTAAACCAACAAAAAGACATTGAATTCGAGAATACCTTGTTACGTTCAGAAACTAAGGGCTCTAGCGTTAATTTATCGCTTAAATACGAATTTTAA
- the phoR gene encoding phosphate regulon sensor histidine kinase PhoR has product MYYPFSWLKNLLRIGGFYVIVILIGLYFDALAIAIAFGSTWLLGFYSWHMYRFNRWIWHSKKMTPPKVPGFWEHVYEGVYYIQRRNRRKRKELTRMVKRFREGSEALPDATVVVDSNACIVWCNRLARIELGLRWPQDSGRRVDNLIRHPKFIEYFHSGKYDYPVEVPSPSNVQKIFEYRIMPYGEDHLLLIARDVTRLTQLEQMRKDFVANVSHELRTPLTVLNGYLEMLPNTENVPPAFLKKAFGEMRSQSERMQNLVEELLVLSRIEASSERVFEKPVNVPQMLSAIQVEANTLNKDKGHQIDFDIDASLKVYGIETELRSAFSNLIFNAINYTPSPGKIVVTWNRQDGHAHFSVKDNGEGIPEKHLNRLTERFYRVDKARSRKTGGSGLGLSIVKHVLTHHNSKLEITSEIGVGSEFSFSFSSELSVQNPSTGKLEKTN; this is encoded by the coding sequence ATGTATTATCCATTTTCATGGTTAAAAAATTTACTCAGGATTGGTGGGTTTTACGTAATCGTGATTTTAATTGGGCTATATTTTGATGCATTGGCAATTGCCATTGCATTTGGCTCAACCTGGTTATTAGGCTTTTATTCTTGGCATATGTACCGATTTAATCGATGGATATGGCATAGTAAAAAAATGACCCCGCCAAAAGTGCCAGGCTTTTGGGAACATGTATACGAGGGAGTTTATTACATTCAACGTCGAAATAGGCGTAAACGTAAAGAACTCACCCGTATGGTCAAACGATTTCGTGAAGGATCTGAAGCCTTGCCTGATGCCACTGTGGTGGTAGATTCAAATGCGTGTATTGTTTGGTGTAATCGGCTGGCACGGATCGAATTAGGGCTACGTTGGCCGCAAGATTCTGGTCGGCGGGTAGACAATTTAATCCGCCATCCAAAATTCATAGAATACTTCCATAGCGGTAAATACGATTATCCTGTGGAGGTACCTTCACCGTCTAATGTTCAAAAAATATTTGAATATAGAATCATGCCTTATGGTGAAGATCACCTATTGCTGATTGCTCGAGATGTGACTCGATTAACCCAGCTCGAACAAATGCGCAAAGATTTTGTTGCTAATGTGTCCCATGAGTTACGTACTCCTTTAACCGTTTTGAACGGTTATTTAGAAATGCTACCCAATACTGAGAATGTGCCCCCTGCGTTTCTAAAAAAAGCCTTCGGTGAAATGCGTTCACAATCTGAAAGAATGCAGAATTTGGTCGAAGAGTTATTAGTTTTATCGAGAATCGAGGCGAGTTCAGAACGGGTCTTTGAAAAACCAGTTAATGTGCCGCAAATGCTGTCTGCGATTCAGGTTGAGGCAAATACCTTAAACAAAGATAAAGGCCATCAAATCGATTTCGATATTGATGCAAGTTTAAAAGTTTATGGCATCGAAACTGAACTTCGCAGTGCATTTTCCAATCTGATTTTTAATGCAATTAATTATACTCCATCACCAGGTAAAATAGTGGTTACTTGGAATAGACAGGATGGTCACGCGCATTTTTCTGTAAAAGATAACGGTGAAGGAATTCCGGAAAAACATCTAAATCGGCTGACCGAACGTTTTTATCGAGTGGATAAAGCACGTTCTCGAAAAACGGGGGGATCTGGATTGGGTTTGTCTATTGTGAAACACGTTCTAACCCATCATAATTCGAAATTAGAAATAACCAGTGAAATAGGTGTCGGAAGTGAATTTTCTTTTTCTTTTTCCAGTGAACTGTCGGTGCAAAACCCGTCTACAGGTAAGTTGGAAAAAACAAATTGA
- a CDS encoding 2OG-Fe(II) oxygenase produces the protein MSSLPQNWKSWVLQNLLQGTDSIEILKILLQNGFTFESAKKVLGNNLPAGTSCNKDEAFYKKISQPKLLENLDHYDAKIIDDPRVQMLQINNFLSAQECNALIALTKSKLRPSEIPEREGDLYQNFRTSSTCDLPFTKDPLAKEIDQKIIDALGLGLGEKEVIQAQHYAVAQEFKAHCDYFAPGTDDFKNYSKDGGQRTWTFMIYLNDECEGGETEFIKLGRKFKPTQGMALVWNNLRPDGSVNEDTIHHAHPIISGEKVVITKWFREDVFVPKTKKS, from the coding sequence ATGTCATCATTACCTCAAAATTGGAAATCCTGGGTTTTACAAAATCTATTGCAAGGAACCGACAGTATTGAAATTCTGAAGATTCTTCTGCAAAACGGATTTACGTTTGAGTCAGCTAAAAAGGTTCTTGGCAATAATTTACCTGCCGGAACGAGCTGTAATAAAGATGAAGCATTTTATAAAAAAATATCTCAGCCAAAACTGCTAGAGAACCTCGACCATTATGATGCGAAGATAATTGATGATCCTCGAGTGCAGATGCTACAAATTAACAACTTTTTGTCTGCCCAAGAGTGTAATGCCTTAATTGCGCTGACTAAATCTAAATTGAGGCCATCGGAAATTCCTGAAAGGGAAGGGGATTTGTATCAAAACTTTAGAACCTCTTCTACATGTGATTTACCTTTTACCAAAGATCCTTTGGCTAAAGAGATAGATCAAAAAATTATTGATGCTTTAGGCTTGGGGCTTGGTGAAAAAGAAGTGATTCAGGCTCAACATTATGCTGTAGCTCAGGAATTCAAAGCCCATTGCGATTATTTTGCGCCCGGCACCGATGACTTTAAAAATTACAGCAAGGACGGTGGGCAGCGTACTTGGACGTTTATGATTTATCTTAATGATGAATGTGAAGGAGGGGAGACTGAGTTTATTAAACTTGGCCGCAAATTCAAACCTACACAAGGAATGGCTTTAGTCTGGAATAATTTGCGTCCCGATGGTTCAGTTAACGAAGATACAATTCATCACGCTCATCCAATTATTAGTGGCGAAAAAGTGGTCATCACTAAATGGTTTAGAGAAGATGTTTTTGTCCCTAAAACTAAAAAAAGCTAA
- the phoB gene encoding phosphate regulon transcriptional regulator PhoB yields MARRILLVEDEAPIREMLEFVLEQSGFETQQAEDYQVALDLVKEPYPDLILLDWMLPGGSGVQLAKKLKQHEFTRDIPIIMLTARGEEEDKVRGLDSGADDYITKPFSPKELVARIKAVMRRVTPTSAEEPIAINGLVLDPVSHRVTAEEEPLDMGPTEFKLLHFFMTHVERVYSREQLLDNVWGTNVYVEDRTVDVHIRRLRKAISKYSHDDMIQTVRGAGYRFSAKV; encoded by the coding sequence ATGGCCAGAAGAATTTTGCTGGTAGAGGACGAAGCGCCGATCAGAGAGATGCTTGAGTTTGTTCTAGAACAATCCGGTTTTGAAACCCAACAAGCAGAAGATTATCAAGTTGCATTGGATTTAGTAAAAGAACCTTATCCAGATTTAATCTTACTCGATTGGATGTTGCCTGGAGGCAGCGGTGTACAGCTCGCTAAAAAATTAAAACAACACGAGTTTACCCGGGATATCCCTATCATTATGTTAACCGCCCGTGGTGAAGAAGAAGATAAAGTACGTGGTCTTGACTCCGGAGCGGATGATTACATCACTAAACCTTTTTCACCGAAAGAATTGGTCGCCCGAATTAAAGCCGTGATGCGCAGAGTGACACCAACGTCGGCTGAGGAACCAATTGCTATAAACGGTCTTGTTTTAGATCCCGTTTCTCATCGTGTTACTGCCGAAGAGGAGCCTCTAGACATGGGACCAACGGAATTCAAGCTACTACACTTTTTCATGACTCATGTTGAAAGAGTATATAGTCGAGAACAGTTGTTAGATAACGTTTGGGGAACTAATGTTTATGTGGAAGACCGAACGGTTGATGTTCACATACGTAGGTTGCGTAAAGCGATTTCTAAGTATTCTCATGATGACATGATTCAAACCGTGCGCGGTGCTGGATATCGGTTCTCAGCAAAAGTGTGA
- a CDS encoding phosphate ABC transporter substrate-binding protein, whose protein sequence is MLVWVWSSVAICALLLPAQAAETYQKKPGVAGSITSVGSDTMANLMTIWAVEFKQLYPQVKFQIQASGSSTAPPAITEGTSNIGPMSREMQSSELRYFSGQHGYQPLAIKVAIDAIALFVDVNNPISNLTIPQIDSIFAATRFCGSRKETRYWSELGVTGSYANRKIQVFGRNSVSGTYGLFKQLALCDGDFKATVNELPGSASVIQSVAYSNGAIGYAGYGQKTAAVKALAIADYTGKFIPATTQTISSGEYPLSRFLYLVVNKPPNERLPLLEEEFLRFVLSNKGQQAVQQDGYVSMPSNVIKQQLEVLSSN, encoded by the coding sequence ATGCTCGTTTGGGTGTGGAGTAGCGTCGCTATTTGTGCGTTATTATTGCCAGCGCAAGCGGCGGAAACCTATCAAAAAAAACCCGGAGTGGCAGGTTCTATTACCTCTGTCGGCTCAGATACCATGGCGAATTTAATGACAATCTGGGCGGTTGAGTTTAAGCAACTTTATCCTCAAGTGAAGTTTCAAATTCAAGCATCAGGTTCATCGACGGCACCACCAGCAATTACTGAGGGAACGTCAAATATTGGGCCAATGAGCCGCGAGATGCAATCCAGCGAATTACGCTATTTTAGTGGGCAACATGGGTATCAACCGCTTGCAATTAAAGTGGCTATTGACGCAATCGCGTTGTTTGTGGATGTGAATAATCCTATTTCAAATTTGACTATTCCGCAGATCGATAGCATTTTTGCGGCTACACGGTTTTGTGGCTCCCGCAAAGAAACGCGCTATTGGAGTGAATTGGGAGTAACGGGAAGTTATGCCAACAGAAAAATACAGGTTTTTGGGCGGAATTCGGTTTCCGGTACTTATGGTTTGTTCAAACAGTTAGCTTTATGTGACGGTGATTTTAAAGCCACTGTGAACGAATTGCCTGGATCTGCATCGGTTATTCAATCGGTTGCTTATTCGAATGGCGCTATTGGTTACGCAGGCTACGGCCAAAAGACCGCTGCGGTAAAAGCACTCGCTATTGCTGATTACACTGGTAAGTTTATTCCTGCGACTACACAAACTATTAGCAGTGGTGAATACCCTTTATCGCGGTTTTTATATCTCGTAGTTAACAAGCCACCGAATGAAAGGTTACCATTGTTGGAAGAAGAATTTTTGCGATTTGTGTTATCCAATAAAGGTCAACAGGCAGTGCAGCAAGATGGGTATGTAAGTATGCCCTCCAACGTCATAAAACAGCAACTTGAAGTATTATCTTCAAACTAA
- a CDS encoding LamG domain-containing protein, giving the protein MRLLFPSRIQQLGLTALLTLVLNACGGSAAKVEQNPTPPLVSQPGETYSGPPANTDDVQRYKLNLWDNISSAERCGACHVERGQSPEFVRADDINLAYSATNPLVNLDEPETSTLVTKVAGGHNCWLASPSACADIMTTWIANWADNDVSANKIQLEAPAQKSPGANKNFPEDSGLFAATVHPLLETYCASCHTNSATIPISPYFASSDIDEAYQASKARISLDTPESSRFVGRLRDEFHNCWSNCSSDASELSAAIQAMADGIDITELAPELVNSQALTLFEGTLATGGGRFENDLIAKWEFKTGTGTTAFDTSGVEPAIDLTLSGDVSWIGGWGLQMVNGKAQGSTASSKKLHTLLTATGEMSIEAWVVPANVTQEGPARIISYSGGSQTRNFTLGQTLYNYDYLLRTSNTDANGETALSTADADELLQSSLQHVVITYDQINGRQIYVNGMHSGVTDNVEVGNFNEWNDTYAFVLGNEVSSDIPWAGSIRMVAVHNRTLTSEQIAQNFAAGIGQKFFLLFNVTQHTGIAQSYVVLEVSQFDSYSYLFAEPFFISLDDNATISTVPIQGMRIGINGREATTGQVFQNLDVTITDGDYITGEGQALSSLGTTVAIEKSPEADEFFLTFEQLGSATNVVIEADPPAAALPADLEPQSDIGVRNFAEINASMSVVTGVPTSNAAVKASFEKLKQQLPSVTNIDSYLASNQMAVTQMAIKYCDQLVENSSLRASYFSGFDFTQPANTAFIEQDRNLILTPLLDKTIGNNIATQPQRDEVSNELNNLIDTLSDCSGDKVCNATYTQTIVKATCAATIGSAAILIQ; this is encoded by the coding sequence ATGAGGTTATTATTTCCCTCCCGAATACAACAACTTGGATTGACTGCGTTACTAACCCTAGTGCTCAATGCTTGTGGTGGCAGCGCAGCAAAAGTTGAACAAAACCCGACTCCACCGCTAGTTTCTCAACCCGGCGAGACTTATTCAGGGCCACCAGCAAATACTGACGATGTGCAGCGCTACAAACTTAATTTATGGGACAATATTAGTAGCGCAGAGCGCTGCGGTGCTTGTCACGTTGAAAGAGGTCAATCACCGGAATTTGTTAGAGCGGATGATATTAACCTTGCCTATTCCGCCACTAACCCGTTGGTTAATTTAGACGAGCCAGAAACCTCAACCTTGGTCACTAAAGTTGCCGGTGGTCACAATTGTTGGTTGGCAAGTCCATCTGCCTGTGCAGATATTATGACTACTTGGATAGCGAATTGGGCCGATAATGATGTCAGTGCGAATAAGATTCAACTAGAAGCACCCGCTCAGAAATCTCCAGGAGCAAATAAAAACTTTCCTGAAGACAGTGGCTTATTTGCAGCAACAGTGCACCCATTATTAGAAACCTACTGTGCCAGTTGTCACACCAATTCAGCAACGATTCCTATATCACCTTATTTTGCATCTAGCGATATAGACGAAGCTTACCAAGCCTCGAAAGCCAGAATCAGTTTAGATACTCCTGAGTCTTCGCGTTTTGTCGGCCGACTCAGAGATGAGTTCCATAACTGCTGGAGTAACTGTAGCAGTGATGCCAGTGAGTTAAGTGCGGCTATCCAAGCCATGGCTGATGGCATAGATATAACCGAACTAGCCCCCGAATTAGTAAACAGCCAAGCCCTAACGTTATTCGAAGGTACCTTAGCCACAGGTGGTGGACGATTCGAAAATGACCTAATTGCCAAGTGGGAATTTAAAACCGGCACAGGAACGACGGCTTTTGACACCAGTGGCGTGGAACCGGCGATTGATTTAACCCTCAGTGGCGATGTTTCATGGATTGGCGGATGGGGGCTACAAATGGTAAATGGCAAAGCCCAAGGAAGCACTGCTAGTAGCAAAAAGTTGCACACTCTGCTGACCGCCACAGGTGAAATGTCAATTGAAGCTTGGGTCGTTCCTGCGAACGTAACCCAAGAAGGTCCAGCCCGCATAATCAGTTATTCAGGTGGCTCTCAAACACGTAACTTCACTCTTGGTCAGACTCTATACAATTATGATTATTTACTTAGAACAAGTAATACTGACGCCAATGGTGAAACTGCATTATCCACAGCTGATGCTGACGAATTACTGCAATCTAGTTTGCAACATGTGGTGATTACATATGATCAAATAAATGGTCGCCAAATCTACGTAAATGGCATGCACTCCGGCGTGACAGATAATGTAGAAGTAGGTAATTTTAACGAATGGAACGACACCTATGCCTTTGTTTTAGGTAACGAAGTATCCAGTGATATTCCATGGGCGGGTTCAATACGCATGGTAGCTGTGCACAATCGAACCTTAACATCAGAACAAATAGCGCAAAATTTCGCAGCCGGTATCGGCCAAAAGTTTTTCCTCTTATTTAACGTTACTCAGCACACAGGCATAGCACAAAGTTATGTGGTACTCGAAGTTAGTCAATTTGATAGTTACAGTTATTTATTTGCAGAACCGTTTTTCATTAGCTTGGATGACAATGCGACTATTTCAACGGTTCCTATACAAGGTATGCGTATTGGTATTAACGGACGTGAAGCGACTACAGGTCAGGTTTTCCAGAATTTAGATGTGACAATCACCGATGGCGATTACATCACGGGTGAAGGTCAAGCCCTGTCTTCTCTAGGGACCACAGTGGCAATTGAAAAAAGCCCTGAAGCTGATGAGTTTTTCCTGACTTTCGAGCAACTTGGCAGTGCCACAAATGTAGTAATAGAAGCCGATCCGCCTGCAGCGGCATTACCTGCAGATTTAGAGCCTCAATCTGATATAGGCGTGCGTAACTTTGCTGAAATCAATGCCAGCATGTCAGTGGTAACGGGCGTGCCGACAAGTAACGCCGCAGTAAAAGCATCCTTTGAAAAGCTCAAACAGCAGCTTCCTAGCGTCACAAATATTGATAGCTACTTGGCATCAAACCAAATGGCAGTGACACAAATGGCAATTAAGTACTGTGATCAATTAGTCGAAAATAGCAGTTTACGGGCAAGCTATTTTAGCGGTTTTGATTTCACTCAACCTGCAAATACAGCCTTTATCGAGCAAGATCGCAACCTTATTCTAACGCCATTATTAGACAAAACAATTGGTAACAACATTGCTACCCAGCCGCAAAGAGATGAGGTGAGCAACGAATTAAATAATTTAATCGACACTCTTTCCGATTGTAGTGGCGATAAAGTATGTAACGCCACTTACACCCAAACTATTGTAAAAGCGACATGTGCCGCCACCATTGGTAGCGCAGCGATACTCATTCAATAA
- a CDS encoding HAMP domain-containing sensor histidine kinase: MAKVKTSLSKKLLTRVLSVYFILTLIVTVGQILTEYLNAKNHIQSELQTLKNTFSVSLTRAIWELNNEQAVDISNGLMALPIIEGVQIRDENGEYIANKGRTSSLPEEMITSGIMRDHPGGTFGYSFPLIFEFSGRTSHVGDVTLYSSANIIFGRIEVGVFFLIGNAIIKTAFLVFLFLNAFRQMLTDPLEELTQQISEFDVNRPESSKLHLHIEDDNELKVLQVSYNELIDDLIDYKQKLRATRNELTDANRRLDDQNIMLEQEVAKKTASLSKIMLDLEQQKDELIVNQRELRQENENRQYIEDELRKRNTELAESMETVKIAKDQLIESERMASLGGLVAGIAHDVNTPIGVGVTAASFLQERINNLQNAYEDKTLTGKTMSNFLSEANQTTELLLGNLNRASELISSFKQVAVDQTSEAVRDVDLKLYIHEVIQSLAPNFKKTSHSISVHCPENLVVKCAPGAIAQIFTNMIMNSLIHGLDEKENGKITINVYQQDDEVVVEYADDGKGLSEANLDRHFDAFFTTKRGKGGSGLGTHIMYNLVTQALDGKIRASSVEGEGLKYEIRFPLHA; encoded by the coding sequence ATGGCTAAAGTCAAAACTAGTTTGTCTAAAAAGTTGTTGACCCGTGTGTTGTCCGTTTACTTCATACTGACGTTAATCGTCACTGTTGGACAAATCCTTACTGAATATTTAAATGCCAAAAATCATATTCAAAGCGAGTTACAAACACTCAAAAACACCTTTAGCGTTAGCTTAACCCGCGCTATTTGGGAGCTTAACAATGAACAAGCTGTCGACATTTCAAACGGATTAATGGCATTACCTATTATTGAAGGGGTGCAAATTCGTGATGAAAACGGTGAATATATTGCCAACAAAGGACGCACCTCTTCGTTACCCGAAGAAATGATTACTTCAGGTATCATGCGAGACCATCCTGGTGGAACCTTTGGTTATTCGTTTCCACTTATCTTTGAATTTTCTGGACGAACCTCGCATGTAGGTGATGTCACATTGTATTCAAGTGCGAATATTATTTTTGGGCGTATTGAAGTTGGGGTATTTTTCTTAATTGGAAACGCCATCATTAAAACCGCATTTTTAGTCTTCCTATTTTTGAATGCCTTTCGGCAAATGCTTACCGATCCCCTTGAAGAGTTAACCCAACAAATAAGCGAGTTTGATGTAAACCGGCCAGAGTCTTCTAAGCTGCATTTGCACATAGAAGACGATAATGAGTTAAAGGTGTTACAAGTCTCCTATAACGAGTTAATAGACGATTTAATCGACTACAAACAAAAACTCAGAGCCACTCGAAACGAACTCACGGATGCGAACCGCAGATTAGACGACCAAAACATAATGCTTGAACAAGAAGTTGCTAAAAAAACGGCATCTTTAAGTAAAATTATGTTGGATTTGGAACAGCAAAAAGACGAACTAATTGTCAACCAACGAGAATTACGACAAGAAAACGAAAATCGTCAATACATTGAAGACGAATTGCGAAAGCGAAATACTGAATTAGCCGAATCAATGGAGACCGTTAAAATAGCCAAAGATCAGTTGATAGAATCTGAACGTATGGCTTCACTTGGCGGATTAGTCGCGGGGATTGCACATGATGTTAATACACCAATAGGTGTTGGTGTCACAGCTGCAAGCTTTCTGCAAGAACGCATTAACAATTTGCAAAATGCTTACGAAGACAAAACCTTAACCGGCAAGACAATGAGCAACTTTTTATCGGAGGCTAATCAAACCACTGAACTGCTATTGGGCAACCTAAATCGCGCCTCAGAACTCATCTCTAGTTTTAAGCAAGTGGCTGTAGACCAAACTAGTGAAGCGGTTCGTGACGTTGATCTTAAACTCTATATCCATGAAGTGATTCAGTCATTAGCACCAAACTTCAAAAAAACATCCCATTCAATCAGTGTTCATTGCCCTGAAAACTTAGTGGTTAAATGTGCCCCTGGGGCCATCGCGCAAATTTTTACCAATATGATAATGAATTCGTTAATTCATGGTTTGGATGAAAAAGAGAATGGCAAAATAACCATTAATGTTTATCAACAAGACGATGAAGTAGTAGTGGAATATGCGGACGATGGCAAAGGCTTGTCTGAAGCAAATTTAGATCGGCACTTTGATGCGTTCTTTACCACCAAGCGCGGTAAAGGTGGCAGTGGTTTAGGCACTCACATTATGTATAACTTAGTCACTCAAGCGTTAGATGGCAAAATTAGAGCTAGCAGCGTTGAAGGGGAAGGCTTGAAATATGAGATTAGATTCCCATTGCACGCATAA